A segment of the Corynebacterium resistens DSM 45100 genome:
TGGAGAAGGCTTCGCTGATGCTTTAGCGGGACAGTATGTCTCCATCGGAGTGAAGCTTCCGGATGGCGCTCGGCAGCTGCGACAGTATTCGCTGATCGGCAATGATGCAGAAGGATTTTCTATCGCTGTTCAGAGTGATGGGGAAGTGTCAAATTTCCTCCTAAACAACGTCAATATCGGTGATGAAGTCGATGCCACGCTCCCAGCAGGTGACCTTGTGCTTCAAGATAGTGATGCGCCCATTGTTCTGGTAAGCCAAGGAATTGGGTCCACGCCCATGACAGGCATGCTCGCTTCTCTAGTGGCAACTCGGGAACAGAAACGACAGTCAATTGTCGTATTGCATGCGGACGTCAGCGAAGCTGCATATGCTCAGCGTGCAACGACTGAAAGGTTGGTCGAAGCTCTGCAAGAAAGAGGACCTGCGGAGCACGTTACAGCGTACCGGGATCAGGGGCAGGCTCTCGTTTTGGAAAAGCTGCATTCTGCCGGCAAGCTTCCTAGTCATGCGGATTGGTACCTCTGTGGTGGTACCAAGTTTCTCCAAAATATTCGGGAACAACTTGCTGCGGATAAATCAGGACTCGCGCCCGCCGGCATTCACTTTGAGTTGTTTAGTCCGAACGATTGGCTGATCAGTTAAGCGGAAATCCTGCGCTTGGATTTTCGTATTCGATCGGCACTGATGCTTGGCCATCAAATGGCAGGTACGCAGGATGCAGTAGGCTAGAGAGCCGTGACTGATGCAACTAACACCCCGCGTAATGAATCTGCTCAAGACCTGCCGGAGCAGGCACGTATTCGCCGCGATAAGCGCACCCGGATTCTGGAATCCGGCAAAGATGCGTACCCGGTAGAGGTTCCACGCACCCACTCGCTTGCCGAGGTGCGTGCTCGCTGGGAAGTGTTGCCAAAGGAGGGCGACGAAGGGGAGGCACCTGGCGTCGAGCGTAAAGAAGGCGTGACCTACCTGCAGTCCGGCGAAGAAACCCAAGAGGTTGTCGGCGTGGCTGGCCGTGTCATGTTCGTCCGTAATACCGGCAAGCTTGCGTTTGCGACGTTGCAAGATGGCGATGGCACCACGTTGCAGGTGATGCTGAGTTTGGCCGAGGTCGGCGAAGAAGCGCTCAATGATTGGAAGGCGCTAGTGGACCTCGGCGACATGGTGTTCGTGGAGGGGCGGATCATTTCTTCTCGTCGCGGTGAGTTATCGGTGATGGCACAGCGGTGGTTCATGACTGCGAAGTCCCTCCGTCCGCTGCCTGTGGCGCATAAAGAGATGAGCGAAGATACCCGTATCCGCCATCGTTATACCGATTTGATCATGCGTGAGCAGGCGCGGAAGAATGCGATGACTCGTATCAAGGTGATGCGTGCGTTGCGCAATGCTTTGGAACGCCGTGGGTTCCTTGAGCTGGAAACGCCAATGCTGCAGACCCTCCATGGCGGCGCGGCTGCGCGCCCATTCATCACGCATTCCAATGCCTTGGATATCGACCTCTACCTGCGAATTGCGCCGGAGCTGTTCCTTAAGCGTGCGGTTGTCGGTGGTCTGGACCGAGTGTTTGAAGTCAACCGCAACTTCCGCAACGAAGGTGTGGATTCTTCCCACAGCCCAGAGTTCGCGATGCTGGAGACCTACCAGGCGTACGGCGATTACAACACCGCGGCTACTGCTACCCGTGAAATCATTCAGGAAGTCGCGATCGAGGTATTCGGGACCACCAAGGTCACGCTGGTGGACGGCACCGAGTATGACTTGGGTGGCGAATGGCCCGAGATCAAGATGTACCCATCGCTGAATGAAGCATTGCAGAAGAAGCACCCTGGCCAGCCGGAAGTCACTATTGATTCCACTGTGGAGGAGCTCAAAGAGCTTGCCAAGGTTGTCGGCCTTGAAGTTACCGCCAAGGGTGGTTGGGGCCACGGCAAGCTGGTTGAAGAACTGTGGGAGCATCTGTGCGAAGACCAGCTGGATGGTCCGATTTTCGTGCGAGATTTCCCAGTGGAGACGTCGCCTCTGGTGCGCCAGCACCGCAGCGAGCCTGGTGTGACCGAAAAGTGGGACCTTTATGTTCGCGGGTTTGAGCTTGCAACGGGCTACTCCGAGCTGATTGACCCGGTGATTCAGCGCGAGCGTTTCGAAGATCAGGCACGTTTGGCTGCCGGTGGCGATGACGAGGCCATGGTGTTGGATGAGGACTTCTTGGCTGCCATGGAGCAGGGGATGCCTCCGACAGCTGGCACTGGCATGGGTATCGATCGCCTGCTGATGGCTCTGACGGGATTGGGTATTCGCGAGACAATTCTATTCCCGCTGGTGAAGCCGGAACGCGATAATTAATTGGCTGTTACCTAGTTACTATTTTCAGCAAAAGTGTGACGTAGGCCATGAACTGGTTTAGGATATAGACACATAATTATCCGCACATGCAGATGCTTAAAGATTTGCACTGACATCCAGTGAAAGGTGGCCGCACGAATGAGCGACCAAAGCAAGCGTGACGATTCCACTCCGGGTCTGAACAACCTCAAGCGTGACGCCATTGGTACCGCAATGCGCGTACTGACCCGCTTCACGGGGTCCGACTTGGCTGAAAAGTACGGCTTGGGCAAAAAGGTTGACCGGGTGGCTTATGAATCCACCAAGACTGGCATGCGCACCCTCGGTGCCGTCAACCGCCAGTTCAAGAAGATCAAGGGCACCGGTAAACCAGTCCGCTTGCCTAATCAGACCACCGACGATAACGAGCAGCCAGTACCAACCGAGGCTCCAAAGCCGGGTAAGGCGCTGTTCGATCTGAACCCAACTGAGGATCAGGAAATGATCGTCGCAGCGGTTCGCGAGTTCGCCGAAGAGCGTTTGCGTCCCGTTGCCGCTGAAGCTAATGAATCCTCCACTCCAACGGAAGGGCTGCTGGAGACCGCCGCCGAACTCGGCGTGGCGCTCATTAACCTTCCCGAGGAGTACGAAGGAATCGCTACCGCTTCAGGTGCGACTACCAACGCTCTGATCGCCGAGGCGTTGGCGTTCGGTGACATGGCTCTTGCTGTCGCCGTCTTGGCTCCGGCATCCGTAGCCAATGTCATCACTAACTACGGTGACGACACTCAGCAGAAGACCTATCTGCCAGAGTTCGCAGGCGAGGCAGTTCCACCCGCAGCTGTCATTGTCTCCGAATCCCGCCCATTGTTCGACCCATTCGAGCTGCAGACTTCCGCTGTTCGAGAGGGGAACGACATCGTTATCAACGGCGTCAAGACCTTGGTTCCCAATGCAGGTGCAGCCGAGCTTTTCGTTGTAGCTGTCAACCTCGACGGTGTGAATACCTTTGCCATTGTTGAATCCGATACTGAAGGGCTGGTCGTTGAAGCGGATCCATCCATGGGTCTGCGTGGCGCTGCGCTGGGTCGCGTGCTGTTCAAGGATGTTCGTATTCCAGCCGAGAACCTATTGGGTGGTGCAGATCTGGCTGATGCCGATCGCACCGAGCAGTATGCCGAAATCATTCGCCGTGGTCGCTTGGGATGGGCTGCTTTGGCATCCGGCACCGGTGAGGCAATTCTTGAGTACACCAAGAAGTACGTCAACGAGCGTGAAGCCTTTGGCGAGCCAATCTCCCACCGCCAGGCAGTGGCCTTTATGGTTGCTAACCTGCGTATCGAACTCGACGGTCTGCGGATGATTCTCCTCCGTGGCGTTTCCCGCCTGGATCAGGGGCTTTCCTACCACCGTGAAGCTGGCCTCGCCCGTCGCTTTGCTTCTGATAAGGGCATGGTCATGGGCCTTGACGGCGTGCAGCTGCTCGGTGGACACGGCTTCACCAAGGAGCACCCAGTGGAGCGTTGGTACCGCGACATGCGCGCCGTCGGCATCGCCGAGGGCGTTGTCATCCTGTAAAACCCGCCAACCGGTCAATTAACTGATCATCAACGACCTAGAGGAACCTGAATCATGATTAATCTGGAACTCCCTAAGCGCCTCAAGGCGGGTGCCAACCAAGCCCACCAGGCCGCTGCGGAAATCTTCCGCCCCATTTCCCGTAAGTACGACCTCAAAGAGCACGCTCGCCCGGTAGAGCTGGACACCATGGCTTCCCTCGTGGAGGGTATGGCCGACGCGGGCCAGGCAATGGCCGGCGCCTCCGGCGGCCGAAGTGACTCCAAGAAGAAGCAGAACGATGGTGTAAAGAACGGTGGCAACATGGCTTCCGTGCTGAACGTTATCGAAACCTGCTGGGGTGACGTCGGGCTAACCCTTTCCATCCCTTACCAGGGCCTCGGTAACTCTGCGATTGCTGCTGTGGCCGATGATGAGCAGCTCGAGCGCTTTGGCAAGGTCTGGGCTGCGATGGCGATTACTGAGCCACAGTTCGGCTCCGACTCCGCAGCCGTTGCTGCGACTGCAAAGCTAGATGGCGACGAGTACGTCCTGAATGGTGAAAAGATCTTCGTCACCGCTGGTGAGCGCTGCACCCACGTGGTGGTGTGGGCTTCCGTAGACAAGTCTGCCGGACGCGCTGCCATCAAGTCCTTCGTTGTTCCACGCGATACCCCGGGCTTCGAGCTGGTTCGTTTGGAGCACAAACTCGGCATTCGTTCTTCTGATACTGCTCACTTCATCTTGGATAATGTCCGCATCCCGAAGGAGAACCTGCTTGGTTCCCCAGAGGTGGACACCAAGAAGGGCTTCGGTGGCGTCATGGCTACCTTCGATAACACCCGCCCACTTGTAGCCGGCATGGCAGTTGGTGTAGCGCGTGCAGCCCTTGAGAAGCTACGTGAGGTGCTGACCAACGCTGGCGTGGAAATCGACTACGACAAGCCAGCATGGGCGCAAAGCGCAGCTGCTTCCGAGTACATTCGCTTGGAGTCTGACTGGGAGGCAGCTTACCTGCTGACGTTGCGTGCGACCTGGATGGCCGACAACAAGATTCCTAACTCCAAGGAAGCTTCTGAGTCCAAGGCCAAGGCTGGACGTATGGCTACCGACCTCACCCTGCGCGCAGTGGAGATGGCCGGTGCGTATGGTTACTCCGAGCGCGACCTGCTGGAGAAGTGGGCACGCGATTCCAAGATCCTCGATATCTTCGAGGGCACCCAACAGATCCAGCAGCTCATTGTTGCTCGTCGCGAACTGGGCTTGTCCTCCGCTGAGCTGAAATAGTTAACCTTCTGTTCGCCTAATCCTGGCTTAATGCCCAGCGAAGGAGGGACGAACGAGGGAACTGGCTTCCGTGTCTCCCTGTGCTAGCTGCTTAAACGCGCTAGGGCAGGGATTTTTATTTGTTGAGTGCCCAATAATGGGGAGGGTGCGTAACCTTTTGTTTTCTTTTTAGTTGTTTTTCGTTAAAGTCTTTTCGGTTGTCCGTTGCGGGGAGTTTTCTCGCAACGGAAGTGCGCTTCTGCGCAGGGCAGTCCACGCCCATTCATTCCGGCGAACAGTATCGAGAAGCAAAAGGCATTTAGTATATGGCGAACCAGCGCCCCAGTGGGGGTCCAGCAAACACTCGGCCAGTGGAAACACTCCAACTTTCTGAAGATACTGTGCAGCCCCAGTTGGGTAGTGACAAGTGGTGGCACATTGCCTTTGGCGGAATGCTGTTGGTGGCGGTCATTTACTTTGGTGTTTGGACTTCGCAACACGTACCGTCTTCGGCCAACTACTTTGTTCTCGCGATCACCGTCATTTTTGGTCTTTTCATGGCCTTCAATATCGGCGGCAACGATGTGGCGAACTCCTTCGGCACGTCAGTGGGTGCTGGAACGCTTACGATGAAGCAGGCGCTCATCGTCGCAGCCGTATTTGAAGTTGGCGGTGCGCTGCTCGCCGGTGGCTCGGTCACTAAGACTGTGCGCAGTGGCATTGTCGATCTCAACAAGATCGATCTGATGCCGATGGACTTTGTCTACATCATGATCGCTGCCCTCATGGGTGCCGCGATCTGGTTGCTTGTCGCCACTAAGAAGGGCTGGCCCGTCTCTACCACCCACTCAATTGTGGGTGGCATCGTTGGCGCCGCTCTGTGCTTGGGCTTTACCACTCACACCGGGGGATGGGCGATGGTGCAGTGGGCCGAAATTGGTCGAATCGCATCATCCTGGGTCATCTCTCCACTCCTAGGCGGCCTGGCGGCGTACCTGCTGTTCAGCGTAATCAAGCGAACTGTATTGCAGTACAATGACCGCGCAAACGCCGGCATGGAGCGCATTCGGCGTGCGCGACTGAATCACGCTACGCGACACAAGGATTTGTTCCGTGGCCTTAGCGAGGTACAGCAGATTGCCTATAACAACGAAATGGCCCGCGATGCCGTGACTTACACGCGCGCAGACTTCACCCGCGAGGATTTGGAAAGCGACTACTACCGCGAGCTCTATGACCTCGATCAGGAGGCGAAGCGCCTAAATGTGCACAAAGCTTTGATTTATGGGGCTCCGCCATTGGCGGCGTTCGGCGCAGTGGTTATTACTGCCATGCTGCTTTTCAAAGGCTTGTCCAATCTAGACGTGCACGTTTCCACTGTGGGTTCACTGCTCATCATGGCGATGATTGCTGTCTTGGTGTGGTCCAGTGTCTATATGGTCGCCAAGGCTTTACGCAAGGAGACAGTCGACCGGTCCACTTTCATCTTGTTCAGTTGGATGCAGGTTTTCACTGCTTCTGCCTTTGCGTTTAGCCACGGTTCCAATGACATCGCCAATGCAGTCGGCCCTTTCGCCGCGATTGTGGATGTATTGTCCACCAACCAGATCAACTCGGAAGCAGCTGTGCCAACCGCTTTGCTGTTGGCCTGCGGTATTGCTTTGGTGGCGGGGCTTTGGTTCATCGGTCGAAACGTCATCACGACCGTGGGTTCAGGCTTGACGAACATCCACCCGGCCAGTGGATTTGCCGCTGAACTCGCTGCCGCTGCGGTGGTGATGACCGCGTCACTTCTGGGGCTGCCAGTATCCTCCACCCATATTCTCATTGGTGCTGTTCTGGGCGTGGGCATTGTGAATCACGAAGCCAACTGGGGATTGATGAAGCCCATCGCGCTGGCATGGGTGATCACCATCCCAGTGGCAGCCGGAATCGGCGCTGCCGGTCTGTTCGTTCTTCGCGCTATGTTTGGGGTCTAGCACGCCAAAAAATTGGGGCGCAGGTTCGCCTGAGTATTTGGAGGCGCACATGCCGTCTCCGATTGCCGCTGTCCTTGAAAAAGTTAACTCGATGCTAACTCGGGGGTTAACTCTAGGACAGCGGCATTTCTTTCTGAGCTGCAACAATCGCCGTGTTACTCCCTGCAAAGTTCGTGGATCTGCGTTTCAGCGCAACGATTTTTGGAAGGTTCGGGGGGAGTATCGGACGTTTCACGACAGCCAGGAAGGTTCTGTTTTCCATGACCGTTGATACTTCAAATGCGGCAGGGGCGACTGATAACGCCGCAGCCGTTAAAGGAACTGATCCTAGTGACAAGTGGTGGCATCTTGTTTTTGGCTTGCTGCTTCTTGGCACCGTAGTCACGTTCGGCTTGTGGGTTACAGATTATGTTGACGCCACCTCCCACTACGCCCTTCTCATCGTTACCGTATTCTTTGGCCTGTTCATGGCTTTCAACATTGGCGGCAACGATGTAGCAAACTCCTTTGGTACTTCGGTTGGTGCCGGCACACTCACCATGAAACAAGCACTCATGGTGGCAGCTGTGTTCGAAGTCGGTGGCGCTGTTCTAGCCGGCGGTGGGGTGACCGAGACCGTCCGCAGCGGCATCGTCGATCTCGAAGGTGTTGAACTCGCGCCGATGGAGTTCGCTTACATCATGATCGCCGCTCTACTCGGCGCGGCATTGTGGCTGTTGGTGGCAACCAAAATGGGTTGGCCCGTATCTACCACGCACTCCATTGTTGGTGGCATCGTTGGCGCAGCTGTCACGACTGGTTTCATTACCGGCAAAGGTGGCTGGGAGATGGTGCAGTGGAGCGAGATCGGACAGATTGTCATTTCTTGGGTGCTTTCCCCAGTGCTGGGCGGCATCGCTGCATACTTGCTTTTCCGCGCGATTAAGGCTGGCATTCTGCGCTACAACGAGCGTGCTGATGAGCGACTCCGTGAACTGAAACAGCAAAAGATCGAGCACCGCCGGCGCCACAAGGAAGCTTTCGAACACCTTTCTGAGATGCAACAGATCGCCTACACAAACGCGATGGCACGCGACGCGCAAACTGTGATGGACGATGACTTCGATCGTGAAGAATTGGAATCGGACTATTACCGCGAGTTGTACCGACTCAATGATGCAGCCGAGGATGTAGAAGCACACCAAGCCTTGGAGCGTTGGGTGCCAGTACTGGCAGCTGTGGGCGCAATCATCATCACGGCGATGATGCTTTTCAAGGGTCTGAAGAATATCGATCTGACCCTTTCCACTTTCAACACTGTGCTCATCATGCTCATGGTGGGCGCAGCCGTGTGGATGGCCGTCTATATTTTCGCTCGCACAATGAAGCACAAGTCCCTCGACCGTTCTACTTTCTTGTTGTTCAGCTGGATGCAGGTGTTTACCGCCTCCGCTTTCGCGTTCAGTCACGGATCCAATGACATCGCCAACGCAGTCGGTCCTTTTGCTGCTGTTGTAGACGTCATCGCGCACAACGAAATCCGCACGTCTGCATCCGTGCCCGGTGCGCTGATGGCCGCATCCGGTATCGCGCTGGTCGCCGGCCTCTGGTTTATTGGCCGAAACGTGATCAAGACTGTCGGTACCGGGCTGACCAATATCCACCCTGCCAGCGGTTTCGCAGCCGAACTTTCCGCTGCGGCTGTGGTGATGGGCGCCTCGCTGTTGGGCTTGCCGGTTTCCTCCACACACATTCTCATCGGCGCTGTTCTAGGCGTGGGCTTGGTTAACAAAGCTGCCAACTGGAACCTGATGAAGCCCATCGCTTTGGCATGGGTCATTACAGTCCCTGCCGCAGCTGCAGTCGGCGCGATCGGTGTGTGGATCCTCCGCATGGCCTTTATGGGCTGATCTCTCCGGATCGGCCACACAGCCCGGTTGGGGTCTACGCATTGAACGCGCCCACTTCGCGCGCTCGGTGAGCATGATCCACCGGGCCATGGCCGTGCCCCACGCGGAGCGCGGCCGCTTTCTCGATAGCCCCATTGAGCCACGTGGTTGCCCAACGCAAGGCGGCGTCATAGGAATCGCCCCCACCTAAACGAGTGGCGAGGGAAGAACTTAAAGAACAACCCGTGCCGTGGGTGTGCGGCGAATTTACCCGCGGGGAGGATGTCATATGCAGCGGGGAAGGGTCATTGGGGCCTCGCCGTGGTGCGACCCAAGCGTTTCCGGCTTCTTGGCCGGTCAGGTGGCCACCCTTCACAATTACATTGACGCCGTGCTCGTCCGACCATGCTTGGGCTTGGCTCACGGCCTCCTCAAACGAGTTGGCCGGGGATTGCCCGCAGAGGATCGCCAGTTCGGGAATGTTTGGCGTGATCACGGCGTGGTCGGCGTAATTGTTCAATGAAGCCGCGAAAGAACGCACGGCGGTTTCGGCATCTTTCGCCAGCAAGCGGTCACCGCTAGTTGCGATCATGACAGGATCGAACACCAGCACTGGAACGTGGTGTTCAGCCAACCATCCCTGGATAACTTCGGTAGTGGCGCGGTCCCCAAGCATGCCAATTTTGACGGCATCTATGTCCACATCTTCGAACACTGCGGCCAGTTGTTGCAGCAGAAACTCCGTGCCAGGGGTGTGGACCGCCCGTACCCCTTGAGTGTTTTGCGCAACCAAACTGGTGATGACTGACATGCCATAACCGCCTGCAGCGAAGATCGATTTCAGATCGGCTTCGGCGCCAGCCCCGCCGCTGGGGTCTGTGCCTGCGATGGACAGCACCCGAGGGGCGAGGGGGAAGTGATTGCGATCTTGGGGTAATACGCGCGGTGTGGCGCGTATTGGGGAGTCGGGCTGATGTGCGCCCGAAGAAGGGGTAGAACTGTGCTGCTTCATGCGCTCCATTGTGCCCGCTCGTGGAAACCCAGTGCTACGCCCCCGTATCGGGTTGGGGCAACTTACGGGGGACAACCTTGCCCACTGGGTTGCGTGGCAGCCGGTCGAGGTAAACGAAGTATCGCGGAACAGCGTGCCGGGCTAGCTTTTGCTTAGCCTCGGCCTGCATCTCTTCCTCGAACTCGCGCTTTTCTGCATCCGTGAGTTCGGCGGCTTTCTTATCGCGGAAGACAACCCATGCGCACAGCGCTTGGCCGAAGTGCGGGCAATCAACACCACGGACCGCGGCCTCCGCGATGTCTTTACGAGTGTTGAAGAGGTTCTCCGTGTCCTGCGGATATACGTTTTCGCCTCCGGAGACGATCATGTCATCGCTTCGCCCAGCAATGAACAACAGTCCCTCTTCGTTGTAGTGACCGAGGTCGCCAGTGGCCACCATGCCGTCGATGATCTCCTTGTCCGAGCCAGGGCGGGTATACCCTTCGAAGAGCATGTCATTCTTAACGAAAATGCGCCCTGTTTCCCCGGCCGGCAATTCATTGCCGTCATCATCCAGAATCTTCAAAGTAGTGGCCATCGGTGGTTGGCCAGCTGTCTTGGGGTAGCGCCGCAGATCTTCCGGGGTAGCGATGGAAGCCCAGCTGACCTCGGTGGATCCGTAAAGGTTATACAGTACATCGCCGAACTTCTTCTGGGTTTCCTCGATGACGGTAGGCGGCAGTGCTTCACCCGATGTCGCAATGATTTTTGTGCCTGGATTGAATCCTTCGGGAACCGCTTCCAACATGCGGCGGAGCATCGTTGGCACCATGGCGATGGTGTAGGGGCGGTTCTTCTCGATAGCTTGCACGGCAGCTTCCGGGGTGAACTTGCGTTGCAGGATCATGGTGTTGCGCAGTGCCAGCGATAGCTGGATCTGGGCAAAACCCCAGGTGTGGAACATCGGGGCGGCCAGGAAAACCGGGCGGTGGTGCTTGAGTGGAATCCGGCTCATGATCGAGGCAGCCGGCAGGTAGCTCTTCGGCTCGGGGCGACGGGCACCCTTTGGAGTGCCGGTGGTACCCGAGGTCAAGATGATCGTGCGCCCCATTCGAGGCCGAGTAGGGATCGTTAGATCCTTTGGGGTTGTGCGCAGCACTTCGTGCAGGCTTGCCCACTCAATGCTGCGGGTGGCGTAGTCGCCGCTTGCAATTGCATCGCGTACGTTGCTTTGCGGTTTCTGTGCGGCTTCTGCTTCCCTGGTGAGCCCTAGAGTGTCACCGAACTCCCATGCCACGATGACGTGCGCACTGTTGAAATCTTTAGGCAGCAGCGGCAGAAACTCTTCGTCGATGAACATCACATCGATTTTCTGCTCGGCGAGGACAGCCCGCGTTTGTTCGGCGGAAGAACCCGTGTTGAAGAACACGATGTCCGTACCCAGGCGACCGTGGGCGCACAAGGTCAGGATGAGTCCTCGGTGATTGCGGCAAAGCACACCGATCTTGTCGCGTTC
Coding sequences within it:
- a CDS encoding globin domain-containing protein produces the protein MFTSAVPKTDRTALSDETAEIIRQTLPVIGGNINKITPVFYRTMFANHPELIADTFNRGNQRSGEQQKALAASIVTFAAMLVDEKASDPVEMLSRIGHKHVSLGITADQYQIVHDNLFSAIVEVLGDAITPEIAAAWDEVYWLMAEVLINYEADLYKSAGVAAGDVFRKATLTGKQQLTELVTEYSFAGEGFADALAGQYVSIGVKLPDGARQLRQYSLIGNDAEGFSIAVQSDGEVSNFLLNNVNIGDEVDATLPAGDLVLQDSDAPIVLVSQGIGSTPMTGMLASLVATREQKRQSIVVLHADVSEAAYAQRATTERLVEALQERGPAEHVTAYRDQGQALVLEKLHSAGKLPSHADWYLCGGTKFLQNIREQLAADKSGLAPAGIHFELFSPNDWLIS
- the lysS gene encoding lysine--tRNA ligase, which codes for MTDATNTPRNESAQDLPEQARIRRDKRTRILESGKDAYPVEVPRTHSLAEVRARWEVLPKEGDEGEAPGVERKEGVTYLQSGEETQEVVGVAGRVMFVRNTGKLAFATLQDGDGTTLQVMLSLAEVGEEALNDWKALVDLGDMVFVEGRIISSRRGELSVMAQRWFMTAKSLRPLPVAHKEMSEDTRIRHRYTDLIMREQARKNAMTRIKVMRALRNALERRGFLELETPMLQTLHGGAAARPFITHSNALDIDLYLRIAPELFLKRAVVGGLDRVFEVNRNFRNEGVDSSHSPEFAMLETYQAYGDYNTAATATREIIQEVAIEVFGTTKVTLVDGTEYDLGGEWPEIKMYPSLNEALQKKHPGQPEVTIDSTVEELKELAKVVGLEVTAKGGWGHGKLVEELWEHLCEDQLDGPIFVRDFPVETSPLVRQHRSEPGVTEKWDLYVRGFELATGYSELIDPVIQRERFEDQARLAAGGDDEAMVLDEDFLAAMEQGMPPTAGTGMGIDRLLMALTGLGIRETILFPLVKPERDN
- a CDS encoding acyl-CoA dehydrogenase family protein, with amino-acid sequence MSDQSKRDDSTPGLNNLKRDAIGTAMRVLTRFTGSDLAEKYGLGKKVDRVAYESTKTGMRTLGAVNRQFKKIKGTGKPVRLPNQTTDDNEQPVPTEAPKPGKALFDLNPTEDQEMIVAAVREFAEERLRPVAAEANESSTPTEGLLETAAELGVALINLPEEYEGIATASGATTNALIAEALAFGDMALAVAVLAPASVANVITNYGDDTQQKTYLPEFAGEAVPPAAVIVSESRPLFDPFELQTSAVREGNDIVINGVKTLVPNAGAAELFVVAVNLDGVNTFAIVESDTEGLVVEADPSMGLRGAALGRVLFKDVRIPAENLLGGADLADADRTEQYAEIIRRGRLGWAALASGTGEAILEYTKKYVNEREAFGEPISHRQAVAFMVANLRIELDGLRMILLRGVSRLDQGLSYHREAGLARRFASDKGMVMGLDGVQLLGGHGFTKEHPVERWYRDMRAVGIAEGVVIL
- a CDS encoding acyl-CoA dehydrogenase family protein; amino-acid sequence: MINLELPKRLKAGANQAHQAAAEIFRPISRKYDLKEHARPVELDTMASLVEGMADAGQAMAGASGGRSDSKKKQNDGVKNGGNMASVLNVIETCWGDVGLTLSIPYQGLGNSAIAAVADDEQLERFGKVWAAMAITEPQFGSDSAAVAATAKLDGDEYVLNGEKIFVTAGERCTHVVVWASVDKSAGRAAIKSFVVPRDTPGFELVRLEHKLGIRSSDTAHFILDNVRIPKENLLGSPEVDTKKGFGGVMATFDNTRPLVAGMAVGVARAALEKLREVLTNAGVEIDYDKPAWAQSAAASEYIRLESDWEAAYLLTLRATWMADNKIPNSKEASESKAKAGRMATDLTLRAVEMAGAYGYSERDLLEKWARDSKILDIFEGTQQIQQLIVARRELGLSSAELK
- a CDS encoding inorganic phosphate transporter; amino-acid sequence: MANQRPSGGPANTRPVETLQLSEDTVQPQLGSDKWWHIAFGGMLLVAVIYFGVWTSQHVPSSANYFVLAITVIFGLFMAFNIGGNDVANSFGTSVGAGTLTMKQALIVAAVFEVGGALLAGGSVTKTVRSGIVDLNKIDLMPMDFVYIMIAALMGAAIWLLVATKKGWPVSTTHSIVGGIVGAALCLGFTTHTGGWAMVQWAEIGRIASSWVISPLLGGLAAYLLFSVIKRTVLQYNDRANAGMERIRRARLNHATRHKDLFRGLSEVQQIAYNNEMARDAVTYTRADFTREDLESDYYRELYDLDQEAKRLNVHKALIYGAPPLAAFGAVVITAMLLFKGLSNLDVHVSTVGSLLIMAMIAVLVWSSVYMVAKALRKETVDRSTFILFSWMQVFTASAFAFSHGSNDIANAVGPFAAIVDVLSTNQINSEAAVPTALLLACGIALVAGLWFIGRNVITTVGSGLTNIHPASGFAAELAAAAVVMTASLLGLPVSSTHILIGAVLGVGIVNHEANWGLMKPIALAWVITIPVAAGIGAAGLFVLRAMFGV
- a CDS encoding inorganic phosphate transporter, giving the protein MTVDTSNAAGATDNAAAVKGTDPSDKWWHLVFGLLLLGTVVTFGLWVTDYVDATSHYALLIVTVFFGLFMAFNIGGNDVANSFGTSVGAGTLTMKQALMVAAVFEVGGAVLAGGGVTETVRSGIVDLEGVELAPMEFAYIMIAALLGAALWLLVATKMGWPVSTTHSIVGGIVGAAVTTGFITGKGGWEMVQWSEIGQIVISWVLSPVLGGIAAYLLFRAIKAGILRYNERADERLRELKQQKIEHRRRHKEAFEHLSEMQQIAYTNAMARDAQTVMDDDFDREELESDYYRELYRLNDAAEDVEAHQALERWVPVLAAVGAIIITAMMLFKGLKNIDLTLSTFNTVLIMLMVGAAVWMAVYIFARTMKHKSLDRSTFLLFSWMQVFTASAFAFSHGSNDIANAVGPFAAVVDVIAHNEIRTSASVPGALMAASGIALVAGLWFIGRNVIKTVGTGLTNIHPASGFAAELSAAAVVMGASLLGLPVSSTHILIGAVLGVGLVNKAANWNLMKPIALAWVITVPAAAAVGAIGVWILRMAFMG
- the thiD gene encoding bifunctional hydroxymethylpyrimidine kinase/phosphomethylpyrimidine kinase — encoded protein: MKQHSSTPSSGAHQPDSPIRATPRVLPQDRNHFPLAPRVLSIAGTDPSGGAGAEADLKSIFAAGGYGMSVITSLVAQNTQGVRAVHTPGTEFLLQQLAAVFEDVDIDAVKIGMLGDRATTEVIQGWLAEHHVPVLVFDPVMIATSGDRLLAKDAETAVRSFAASLNNYADHAVITPNIPELAILCGQSPANSFEEAVSQAQAWSDEHGVNVIVKGGHLTGQEAGNAWVAPRRGPNDPSPLHMTSSPRVNSPHTHGTGCSLSSSLATRLGGGDSYDAALRWATTWLNGAIEKAAALRVGHGHGPVDHAHRAREVGAFNA
- a CDS encoding AMP-binding protein, producing MNAAAMPPKLTLRERADNAGTLAMGTLPLFKSGVLGPMSPMAAGKALQSIYSWRFLPAGLLAIGAARDPFHTAIIDDAGSMTYEELHEQTSTLARALFRTGVRERDKIGVLCRNHRGLILTLCAHGRLGTDIVFFNTGSSAEQTRAVLAEQKIDVMFIDEEFLPLLPKDFNSAHVIVAWEFGDTLGLTREAEAAQKPQSNVRDAIASGDYATRSIEWASLHEVLRTTPKDLTIPTRPRMGRTIILTSGTTGTPKGARRPEPKSYLPAASIMSRIPLKHHRPVFLAAPMFHTWGFAQIQLSLALRNTMILQRKFTPEAAVQAIEKNRPYTIAMVPTMLRRMLEAVPEGFNPGTKIIATSGEALPPTVIEETQKKFGDVLYNLYGSTEVSWASIATPEDLRRYPKTAGQPPMATTLKILDDDGNELPAGETGRIFVKNDMLFEGYTRPGSDKEIIDGMVATGDLGHYNEEGLLFIAGRSDDMIVSGGENVYPQDTENLFNTRKDIAEAAVRGVDCPHFGQALCAWVVFRDKKAAELTDAEKREFEEEMQAEAKQKLARHAVPRYFVYLDRLPRNPVGKVVPRKLPQPDTGA